The Flavobacterium praedii genome window below encodes:
- a CDS encoding Rieske (2Fe-2S) protein, which yields MKKRILIFITSLFLVGCSNSDTSNKNPYIPNTNFTVDLNMNLPTYSILKYASNAIYYPNVGVRGIIVFYTGSTYNAFDAACPNQELSDCSTMTIKGINAICACDSIEYNLFTGQGGQQYPMKQYRVEVNGDVLRIYN from the coding sequence ATGAAAAAACGCATTCTAATATTTATTACATCACTGTTTTTGGTTGGATGTAGCAATAGTGATACTTCAAATAAAAACCCTTATATTCCCAATACCAATTTCACGGTGGACCTCAACATGAATTTACCCACCTACTCTATTTTAAAATATGCAAGCAATGCTATTTATTATCCTAATGTTGGCGTTAGAGGCATCATTGTATTTTATACTGGCAGCACCTATAATGCATTTGACGCTGCTTGTCCAAACCAAGAACTTAGCGATTGCTCTACCATGACCATCAAAGGAATCAATGCTATTTGCGCTTGCGATAGCATAGAATACAATCTATTCACTGGCCAAGGAGGACAACAATACCCTATGAAACAATACCGAGTAGAAGTAAACGGAGATGTACTTCGAATTTACAATTAA
- the arfB gene encoding alternative ribosome rescue aminoacyl-tRNA hydrolase ArfB, translating to MEIQIILSEVKYKAVRSSGAGGQNVNKVSSKVVLTFDLSNSQGFSEEEKLLLKTNLHNRLTDDLVLILNCDEDRSQLKNKEIVTKRFLEIIKKGLYVPKERKPTKIPKSVIRKRIKDKKNVSEVKRNRRKPDF from the coding sequence ATGGAAATTCAAATTATCCTCTCAGAGGTAAAGTATAAAGCGGTTAGAAGTAGCGGCGCTGGAGGTCAAAACGTGAATAAAGTTTCGTCTAAAGTGGTGTTGACTTTTGATTTGTCCAATTCTCAGGGATTCTCTGAGGAAGAAAAATTGTTGTTGAAAACCAATTTACACAATAGATTGACTGATGATTTGGTGTTGATTTTAAATTGTGATGAAGATAGAAGCCAACTCAAGAATAAAGAGATTGTTACAAAGCGGTTTTTGGAGATTATAAAAAAAGGGCTGTATGTCCCCAAAGAACGTAAGCCTACAAAAATTCCAAAATCAGTGATTCGAAAAAGAATCAAGGATAAAAAAAATGTTTCGGAGGTAAAACGCAATCGTAGAAAACCAGATTTTTAA
- a CDS encoding TonB-dependent receptor, translating to MKNSIHFIDLKSTKLLMSIFFSLFSLFSFSQEKQQDTLKVNQLDEVLLNATRVKDKSPFPFTNVSKKELEKNNLGQDLPVLLDQLPSVVTTSDAGAGVGYTSIRVRGSDATRVNVTINGIPYNDAESQGTYFVDLPDFASSLEDVQLQRGVGTSTNGSGAFGASLNLKTLKPSAEGFATISNSFGSFGTRKHTLSVGSGIKNGFYATGKLSKIASDGYIDRAFSDLKSFYTEAGFISENTSVKAIVFGGKEKTYQSWYGTPEAVVNGDVDGINAFIARNYSSASEAYNLLNSGRTYNFYTYDNQTDNYEQYHYQLHFSHQFNDNLSATISGNFTPGKGYYEEFKANDKFKKYFPSSPNGDDTSDVIRRKWAKSDFYALVYSLNYNKDKVSFNFGGGYNKYDGSRFGEIIWSQFQTPLPYSEKYYESSILKEDTSIYLKGEYQFSDSFIGFADIQFRDVSYKSSGLSSSVAAINVDKKYSFFNPKAGLTYLLNSQNTIYTSVAVGNREPNGDDLTKNPTEPKPEQLIDYELGYKMKSKKIVASANFYYMDYNDQLVLTGEIDDVGNGVRQNVSKSYRTGIELQAGYKISKLLRIDANATFSENKIKAFDYLVYDTQYDPNTFDVVSYAPIVTEYKDTNIAFSPETIVGGTLTFSPIENLDFGLISKYVGKQYLDNTSTDSRSMKAYFVNNISISYKLKPKWIKEISFNLLVNNVFDEKYVSNGYTYSYYYRPQASTDAAVTENFYYPQAGVNFLTGMSLKF from the coding sequence ATGAAAAATTCAATTCATTTTATTGATCTTAAAAGTACAAAGCTTTTGATGTCTATTTTCTTTTCTCTATTTTCTCTATTCTCTTTTTCGCAGGAAAAACAACAAGACACATTAAAGGTCAATCAGCTCGATGAAGTGTTATTAAACGCAACCAGAGTAAAAGATAAATCTCCTTTTCCGTTTACAAATGTTAGCAAAAAAGAACTCGAAAAAAATAATCTTGGACAAGATTTACCTGTTTTATTAGATCAATTGCCATCTGTAGTTACAACTTCTGACGCAGGTGCAGGTGTTGGTTACACCAGTATCCGAGTGCGTGGAAGCGATGCTACACGTGTGAATGTTACTATCAACGGAATTCCGTATAATGATGCCGAGAGCCAAGGAACCTATTTTGTAGACTTGCCAGATTTTGCTTCTTCTCTAGAAGATGTTCAATTGCAACGGGGTGTTGGAACTTCTACAAATGGATCGGGAGCTTTTGGTGCAAGTTTGAATCTAAAAACACTAAAGCCATCAGCAGAAGGGTTTGCGACTATTTCTAATTCTTTTGGGTCATTTGGTACTAGAAAACATACTTTAAGTGTAGGTTCGGGTATAAAAAATGGTTTTTATGCCACAGGAAAACTATCCAAAATTGCAAGTGATGGTTATATAGATCGAGCTTTTTCGGATTTAAAATCGTTTTACACTGAAGCTGGTTTTATAAGTGAAAACACTTCGGTAAAAGCAATTGTTTTTGGAGGAAAAGAAAAAACGTATCAATCTTGGTATGGTACTCCTGAAGCGGTGGTAAATGGTGATGTTGATGGAATTAATGCTTTTATAGCTCGAAATTACAGCTCGGCATCAGAAGCCTACAATCTGTTGAATTCGGGTAGAACGTATAATTTTTATACCTATGATAATCAAACAGATAATTATGAGCAATATCATTATCAATTGCATTTTTCGCATCAATTTAATGATAATTTATCGGCTACAATTTCGGGAAATTTTACGCCTGGAAAAGGGTATTATGAAGAATTCAAAGCAAATGATAAGTTTAAAAAATATTTTCCATCAAGTCCAAATGGAGATGATACAAGCGATGTAATTCGAAGAAAATGGGCGAAAAGTGATTTTTATGCTTTGGTATATTCGTTGAATTACAATAAGGATAAGGTTAGTTTTAATTTTGGTGGGGGATATAATAAATATGACGGATCGCGTTTTGGTGAGATCATTTGGAGCCAATTTCAAACTCCATTGCCTTATTCTGAAAAATATTATGAAAGCAGTATATTAAAAGAAGATACTAGTATTTATTTAAAAGGAGAATATCAATTTAGTGATAGTTTTATTGGTTTTGCTGACATTCAGTTTAGAGATGTAAGTTATAAATCTTCTGGATTGTCATCAAGCGTTGCTGCCATAAATGTTGACAAAAAATATTCTTTTTTTAATCCAAAAGCAGGATTGACGTATCTGTTGAATTCACAAAATACAATTTACACGTCCGTAGCTGTTGGGAATCGAGAGCCAAACGGAGACGATTTGACTAAAAATCCAACAGAACCAAAACCCGAGCAACTTATAGATTATGAACTGGGATATAAAATGAAATCTAAAAAAATAGTAGCTTCTGCAAATTTCTATTACATGGATTACAATGACCAATTGGTTCTTACAGGAGAAATAGATGATGTAGGGAATGGGGTTCGTCAAAATGTATCCAAAAGTTACAGAACAGGAATAGAACTTCAGGCTGGTTATAAAATTTCAAAACTATTGCGAATTGATGCAAATGCTACTTTTAGTGAAAATAAAATCAAAGCATTTGATTATTTAGTTTATGATACACAGTATGATCCAAATACTTTCGATGTGGTTTCATATGCGCCTATAGTAACAGAATATAAAGACACAAACATTGCTTTTTCTCCAGAAACAATCGTTGGGGGTACTTTGACTTTTTCGCCAATTGAAAATCTGGATTTTGGATTGATATCGAAGTATGTGGGTAAGCAATATTTAGATAATACTTCTACAGATAGCCGAAGTATGAAAGCCTATTTTGTAAATAATATTTCGATTTCTTATAAATTAAAACCAAAATGGATTAAGGAAATAAGTTTTAACTTGTTAGTAAATAATGTTTTTGATGAAAAATATGTTTCAAATGGATATACTTACAGTTATTACTATCGCCCACAAGCTTCAACAGATGCTGCTGTAACCGAAAATTTTTATTACCCACAAGCGGGAGTTAATTTCTTGACAGGAATGAGCTTGAAGTTTTAG